In Candidatus Eisenbacteria bacterium, the genomic stretch TCGCGCTCCGAGACGTCGGCGCGAAGCGGCAACGCGTTCACCCCGCACGACTGGGCCACCGCCATCAGCGCATCCTGGCGCCGCGCCACCAGCACCACCGACATGCCGCGCTCGGCCAGGAGCCGCGCCGTGGCCGCTCCGATCCCGCCGCTCGCTCCGGTGATGACCACGACCTTGCTCATCCGGCTCTCGGAAGCCGGCTGTTCGGTGAAAGCCTAGCGGCGGTAGGACCAGCCGATGGTGAAGGTGGTGATGAAGTCATTGGTGCTCGCGTTCTCGCCCGGATCACTGTCGAAAGTATCGGTGAGCGTGACTCCGACGTCGACGTCGGAAATGATCTCGTACTTGAGCCGGGCGTTGAATTCGCCACGGACTCTGCCAGGATCCGAGAGGCTCGGGAAGATGTACAGCGACGTGCTGAAGTCCAGCGTGGGAGCGTCGAAGCGAAAGGCATCCCATTGCGAGGCCACGACGCCTTCGAAACTCGTTCGCATTTCGCTGCTGCTCCCTGCCGTGGCGGCGAAACGCTCGCGCGCCACGGCCAGCCCCCCCGCAACACCAAGCGCCATGGCATTCGACTGGATCAGCGTCCGGCCCAGCATGCCGGCGCCGGTGAAGCGGAGATCGAGACTGAGCTCGTCGTTTTGCTCGAGCGAGAACAGGACCACCGTGGACCAGCGCTTCGGCAGGAAATAGACGACCTGAGCCACACCCGAGTTACGCGACGTCGTGGGAACGGACTCCTGGCCCTGGGCGTAGGAATCGTACGAGAGTCGGCTCCCGAACTGGTCGCCGCGGTAGGCCGCTTCTCCTGCGGTGGTGAAGGTCGTCGCCGAGTTGGCTTTGGCGTAGGTGAGGCCGACGTCGAGATAGGCTTGAGTCCGCTGGGCGAACCCGGACTGCAAACCATTGATCCGGACGACATCGGCAATCG encodes the following:
- a CDS encoding DUF481 domain-containing protein, giving the protein MSDACRNHRSRPIRLHFLNVTLLAWLVVLPPTTVFAAKTDVIVLKNGDRITGEIKGLERGKLDYSTDDAGRPAVEWVKIARVTSPNSFEVEVSSGRKYVGRLVTAGRDGRMVVAGERVDTLAIADVVRINGLQSGFAQRTQAYLDVGLTYAKANSATTFTTAGEAAYRGDQFGSRLSYDSYAQGQESVPTTSRNSGVAQVVYFLPKRWSTVVLFSLEQNDELSLDLRFTGAGMLGRTLIQSNAMALGVAGGLAVARERFAATAGSSSEMRTSFEGVVASQWDAFRFDAPTLDFSTSLYIFPSLSDPGRVRGEFNARLKYEIISDVDVGVTLTDTFDSDPGENASTNDFITTFTIGWSYRR